In Melospiza melodia melodia isolate bMelMel2 unplaced genomic scaffold, bMelMel2.pri scaffold_18, whole genome shotgun sequence, the following are encoded in one genomic region:
- the LOC134433353 gene encoding olfactory receptor 14J1-like — translation LHYGTLMGSRACAHMAAAAWVSAFLYSLLHTANTFSLPLCHGNALGQFFCEIPQILKLSCYKSHLRELGLIAVSVCLAFGCFVFVVFSYVQIFRAVLRIPSEQGRHKAFSTCLPHLAVLSLFVSTAAFAYLKPPSISSKSLDLALSILYSVVPPIISADIEVHAGWL, via the exons ctgcactacgggaccctcatgggcagcagagcttgtgcccacatggcagcagctgcctgggtcagtgcctttctctattcactgctgcacacagccaatacattttccctgcccctgtgccatggcaatgccctgggccagttcttctgtgaaatcccacaaatcctcaagctctcctgctacaaatcccacctcagggaacttgggctcattgcagttagtgtctgtttagcttttggttgttttgtgttcgttgttttctcctatgtgcagatcttcagggctgtgctgaggatcccctctgagcagggacggcacaaagctttttccacctgcctccctcacctggccgtgctctccctgtttgttagcactgcagcctttgcctacctgaagcccccctccatctcctccaaatccctggatctggccctgtcaattctgtactcagtggtgcctcca atcatcagtgcggATATTGAAGttcacgctggctggctctga